One window of the Niallia circulans genome contains the following:
- a CDS encoding anti-sigma factor — protein sequence MKKDGFKEKEEKDYLNKIQEAIDEFEAETPFTDKDQQLIVRRGKVEARLTNILYSLTILLLIIPVATLGSYLYYGIGNKANDFIDIMEKTIYITKPNVSLEEMEIDSKIGFFNMDLSYDLYKRVGKKDVRIGDSKAHFTFSTPSFPDTSFITEKPFTEYRDEDKEVLFHPHRAIPYMVKQDETVLKGLPDGTVAEAFVSFDQLYTEKELFSEFPKDLDLVWFAVDTGLEEKNLSADGDYISPIGYPAQEDPDNWSPFNSDEINSKQFMEILTYLSKNQETAETIAERPLALPERIEYLQKNGIHIYGAVVTGPKESLVKLQDNDMVKGMKLGEVRLWNWY from the coding sequence ATGAAAAAAGATGGATTTAAAGAAAAAGAAGAGAAAGATTATTTAAATAAAATACAAGAAGCAATAGATGAATTTGAAGCAGAGACTCCATTTACGGATAAGGATCAGCAATTGATTGTAAGAAGAGGGAAAGTGGAGGCGAGACTTACCAACATTTTATATAGTCTTACTATTCTCCTCCTTATCATCCCGGTTGCAACGCTAGGGAGCTATCTGTACTACGGAATAGGAAATAAGGCGAATGATTTTATTGATATCATGGAGAAAACGATTTATATTACCAAACCGAATGTAAGCTTAGAAGAAATGGAGATTGACAGCAAGATAGGCTTCTTCAATATGGATTTATCCTATGATCTATATAAAAGGGTAGGAAAAAAGGATGTTCGAATTGGAGATTCAAAGGCTCACTTCACCTTCAGTACGCCTTCTTTTCCAGATACAAGCTTTATTACAGAAAAACCATTTACTGAATACCGTGATGAGGATAAGGAAGTATTATTTCACCCCCATAGAGCCATTCCTTATATGGTTAAACAAGACGAAACGGTATTAAAAGGATTGCCGGATGGAACTGTTGCAGAGGCTTTTGTTTCATTTGACCAATTATATACAGAAAAAGAGCTATTTAGTGAATTTCCAAAGGATCTAGATTTAGTATGGTTTGCAGTTGATACAGGTTTAGAAGAGAAAAATTTAAGTGCAGATGGTGATTATATTTCCCCTATTGGATATCCGGCACAAGAAGATCCAGATAATTGGTCTCCTTTTAATAGCGATGAAATTAACAGCAAGCAATTTATGGAAATACTAACGTATCTAAGCAAAAATCAAGAAACGGCAGAAACGATTGCGGAAAGACCATTGGCACTCCCTGAAAGAATTGAATATCTACAAAAAAACGGGATTCACATCTATGGTGCTGTTGTAACAGGGCCAAAAGAATCACTTGTTAAGCTGCAGGACAACGATATGGTTAAAGGAATGAAGCTAGGGGAAGTGAGGTTATGGAATTGGTATTGA
- a CDS encoding ABC transporter ATP-binding protein, with amino-acid sequence MNLLRTTLQHFKPYWRKLLIALFFSLVGGAFTILPPILVGKLVDEVIGDKAIAFILWIVFGILAAFLGKALFESLQEFVQVKIGFDVITDMQIRAFKRLHRTPMSFFSNTPRGDMLYRLTHDVESIQNLNNTVVPRILQQVISAVAAFITVFAIYWPAAIVMFAVFAIYIFPSFKLGKTMRKMSAVQRDMSADMYQHLQESIESVRLVRTYQTQKDEMATQEQKLTNWKNYSIRAALIGKVNWRLGNLFNIATPGVVMLIGGLAIWQGNITVGTLISCLNFIPIMFQPVRSLAENALTIQQAIPALQRIYEYFDLPEEHEQNLPNFGSVQGEIDLHNIWFSYPGSDKQVLKGVSVSVEKGKHIGIVGTSGGGKSTLIQILLGLYEPEKGSVTIDGKDLFAYNRNSFRRQVGVVSQETFLLNSTLRNNLLYGKPDATMEELEQAVEAAGLKELIDSLEDKYETIVGERGLKLSGGQRQRVALARAILRQPPVLIFDEATSSLDGETEEKVQESLEQLIPGRTTITIAHRLITVRKADTILLLDQGMVAEQGTHEELLALKGQYYQLYRAQYSELEKEMIG; translated from the coding sequence ATGAACTTATTAAGAACTACTTTACAGCATTTTAAACCATATTGGCGCAAGTTACTGATTGCCTTATTTTTCTCATTAGTTGGCGGTGCGTTTACGATTTTACCTCCAATCCTAGTCGGGAAATTGGTAGACGAAGTAATCGGTGATAAAGCGATAGCCTTTATATTATGGATTGTTTTCGGAATATTAGCAGCATTTCTAGGAAAAGCGCTATTTGAATCCTTACAAGAATTTGTACAGGTGAAGATTGGCTTTGATGTTATTACAGATATGCAGATTCGTGCCTTTAAAAGGCTTCATCGAACACCAATGTCCTTTTTCTCGAATACACCTCGTGGAGACATGTTATATCGCCTGACCCATGATGTAGAATCCATCCAGAATTTGAACAATACCGTGGTACCTCGGATTCTTCAGCAAGTGATTAGTGCAGTAGCAGCTTTTATCACCGTGTTTGCAATATATTGGCCAGCAGCCATTGTGATGTTCGCAGTATTTGCTATTTATATTTTTCCATCCTTTAAATTAGGGAAGACCATGCGGAAGATGAGTGCTGTACAAAGAGATATGAGTGCAGATATGTATCAGCATCTCCAGGAAAGCATTGAGAGTGTTCGACTAGTAAGAACCTATCAAACACAAAAAGACGAAATGGCAACCCAAGAGCAGAAATTAACAAATTGGAAAAATTATTCTATCCGGGCAGCTTTAATCGGAAAAGTCAATTGGCGTCTCGGAAATTTATTTAATATTGCTACACCTGGTGTGGTGATGCTTATTGGTGGATTGGCAATTTGGCAAGGGAATATTACGGTTGGAACACTTATTTCTTGCTTGAATTTTATTCCGATTATGTTTCAGCCAGTTCGTTCCTTAGCGGAAAATGCTTTAACGATTCAGCAGGCGATTCCTGCTTTACAACGAATCTACGAATATTTTGATCTGCCAGAGGAGCATGAACAAAATCTTCCGAATTTTGGTTCAGTTCAAGGTGAAATTGATTTACATAATATTTGGTTCTCCTATCCAGGAAGTGATAAGCAAGTATTAAAAGGTGTGTCGGTATCGGTAGAGAAAGGAAAGCATATCGGTATTGTTGGAACGAGTGGGGGCGGAAAGAGTACACTTATTCAAATACTGCTGGGATTATATGAACCGGAGAAAGGTTCTGTCACCATTGATGGAAAAGATCTCTTTGCTTATAATCGCAATAGTTTTCGCAGGCAGGTAGGTGTGGTCTCACAAGAAACCTTCCTATTAAATAGTACGCTTCGCAACAATCTTTTATATGGCAAACCAGATGCAACGATGGAAGAGCTGGAACAGGCTGTAGAAGCGGCAGGGTTAAAAGAGCTGATTGATTCTTTAGAGGATAAATATGAAACGATTGTCGGAGAACGTGGTTTAAAACTATCTGGAGGTCAAAGACAGAGGGTTGCCCTTGCACGAGCGATATTGCGCCAGCCGCCAGTATTGATTTTTGACGAAGCGACGTCGTCCTTAGATGGGGAAACCGAAGAGAAGGTTCAAGAATCGCTGGAACAGTTAATTCCAGGGAGAACAACCATTACGATTGCCCATCGCTTGATAACCGTTAGAAAGGCAGATACTATCCTTTTGCTTGATCAAGGAATGGTTGCCGAACAAGGAACTCATGAAGAGCTGCTAGCGCTAAAAGGGCAGTATTACCAATTATACCGAGCACAATATAGCGAGCTAGAAAAGGAGATGATTGGATGA
- a CDS encoding ABC transporter ATP-binding protein — MSKQKISNQKQMGDGKRVIRFLMPYKKWVIGDSIVIAISQVFSALIPTLALSWLIDTILPSENHTWLWGLMWLLVLSAVLDLGMMIIDEYFCHITAKSVTNRQKLRLFGHLQVLPFSFYQNNSSGELLARTSDDPDTLHNFLAWEGSTFMASAQGVVIYSIVLLFIHPYLMITSVVLGILFYWASNYVGARTRAASADARAEASRYLERLRESVTGIHLSRVMGVSDSEVESVISIRDSFVKHSLKELKARMQSVVVIASYNGFALGLVYFISTLLIWNNDLTSGQMLTAGGLVTIAANEMQRLLRNWLSVRRTGPALDRSDILLSQPVSEAETKQGLKGTRAKGDVRLKDVSFVYPDKEENVLKGVSFTIKAGEKIALVGPSGSGKSTIIDLLFRLYDTTEGSIEVDGREIKEWDTDWLRSQMAIVTQDVLMRSGTLADNLRIGKKEATEEELYEVLRASGLGELVDSLPDGLNTKVGERGSLLSGGQKQRLSLARAILKDAPILVLDEASSALDPITEAKINEAVLKTTKKQTIFIISHRLSTVLAADRIIVLDNGVIVEEGTHTELLQNNNGVYTRLFKRETDIGEATVNHTNAQLL; from the coding sequence ATGAGTAAGCAGAAAATCTCCAACCAAAAGCAAATGGGCGACGGCAAACGTGTTATTCGATTTTTAATGCCTTATAAGAAATGGGTAATTGGCGATTCTATCGTTATTGCAATTAGCCAAGTTTTTTCCGCGTTAATACCAACTTTAGCATTGAGCTGGCTCATTGATACCATCCTGCCAAGTGAGAATCATACATGGCTATGGGGATTAATGTGGTTATTGGTATTATCTGCTGTATTAGATTTAGGAATGATGATAATTGATGAGTATTTTTGCCATATTACAGCAAAGTCTGTTACAAATAGGCAAAAGCTACGATTATTTGGACATCTGCAAGTACTGCCTTTTTCATTTTATCAAAACAATTCATCTGGAGAATTGCTAGCACGAACTTCGGATGATCCAGATACCCTTCATAATTTTTTAGCATGGGAAGGGTCAACTTTTATGGCGAGTGCACAAGGGGTAGTGATTTATAGTATCGTTCTACTTTTCATTCACCCGTATTTAATGATTACAAGTGTTGTGCTTGGAATCCTTTTTTACTGGGCATCGAACTATGTTGGCGCAAGAACGAGAGCAGCATCAGCAGACGCTCGGGCAGAAGCCTCTAGATATTTAGAGAGATTAAGAGAATCTGTAACAGGTATTCATCTTTCTCGAGTAATGGGTGTTTCCGATAGTGAAGTGGAAAGTGTTATTTCCATTAGGGATTCTTTTGTGAAACATTCTCTAAAAGAATTAAAAGCAAGAATGCAGTCGGTTGTAGTGATTGCCAGTTATAATGGTTTTGCATTAGGTCTAGTATATTTTATTAGTACATTACTTATTTGGAATAACGATTTAACAAGTGGTCAAATGCTAACGGCAGGTGGTTTAGTAACGATTGCAGCAAATGAAATGCAGCGTCTTCTTCGGAATTGGCTTTCGGTCAGAAGAACAGGACCAGCATTGGATCGTTCGGATATTTTGCTTTCACAACCGGTATCGGAAGCAGAAACGAAGCAAGGGTTGAAGGGAACAAGAGCAAAGGGTGACGTTCGTTTGAAAGATGTTTCCTTTGTTTACCCGGATAAAGAGGAGAATGTCTTAAAGGGTGTCTCATTTACCATTAAGGCAGGGGAAAAGATAGCGTTAGTTGGACCAAGTGGTTCAGGGAAATCAACGATTATTGACTTGCTGTTTCGATTATATGATACGACAGAAGGGTCGATTGAAGTAGATGGTCGAGAAATCAAAGAATGGGATACAGATTGGCTTCGCTCCCAAATGGCCATTGTCACACAAGATGTATTAATGCGAAGTGGGACATTAGCAGATAATTTACGAATTGGAAAAAAAGAGGCGACAGAGGAAGAATTGTATGAGGTTCTCCGTGCGAGTGGTTTAGGTGAATTAGTAGACTCTCTTCCAGATGGACTAAATACAAAAGTTGGCGAAAGAGGAAGCCTTCTCTCTGGCGGTCAAAAACAGCGTCTATCCTTAGCAAGGGCCATTCTAAAAGATGCGCCAATCCTTGTTTTAGATGAAGCAAGTTCGGCACTAGATCCAATAACAGAGGCGAAAATTAATGAAGCAGTTTTAAAAACAACGAAGAAACAAACAATATTCATTATTTCTCACCGGTTATCAACCGTATTAGCAGCAGATCGTATTATCGTATTAGATAATGGAGTCATTGTCGAAGAAGGCACCCATACAGAACTGTTGCAGAATAACAATGGAGTATATACGCGCTTATTCAAGCGGGAAACAGATATAGGAGAAGCAACCGTCAATCATACAAATGCACAGTTGCTATAA
- a CDS encoding threonine aldolase family protein, which yields MTNILRESYSKTTYKLGNHGKRNVQVLKEALQEIDENAESDIYGQGKIIEDFQQKMADLLGKETAVFFPSGTMAQQIALRIWCDKKDLGKVAYHPLSHLEIHEQDGLKKLHKIETILLADETRVIELDDIKEMERGVACVLLELPQREIGGQLPSFETLEQISSYCKEQGIKLHLDGARLLEVLPYYQKTAAEVCALFDSVYLSFYKGIGGIAGAILAGSADFTSQSKVWKRRYGGDLISLYPYILSADYYYEKRASKMAEYYESAKELAVLFNGCEGVRTLPIVPVSNMLHVHFELGKEEVEQILTAVHEKAGIGISGYVKEIDEKNASFEISLGDAYQEAPKEAVREMFSLFAEKIKKRRG from the coding sequence ATGACCAATATATTAAGAGAATCCTATAGCAAAACAACATATAAATTAGGCAATCATGGCAAAAGAAATGTCCAAGTATTAAAAGAAGCGTTACAAGAAATAGATGAAAATGCAGAAAGTGATATTTACGGACAAGGAAAAATAATAGAGGACTTTCAGCAAAAAATGGCTGATCTATTAGGAAAAGAAACGGCTGTATTTTTTCCCAGTGGAACAATGGCACAGCAAATTGCTCTTCGTATATGGTGTGATAAAAAAGATTTAGGAAAAGTCGCTTATCATCCCTTGAGTCATTTAGAAATCCATGAACAAGATGGTTTAAAGAAGCTTCATAAAATAGAAACGATTCTTTTAGCCGATGAGACTAGAGTAATAGAGTTAGATGATATTAAAGAGATGGAGCGTGGAGTTGCCTGTGTGCTGTTAGAATTGCCGCAGCGAGAAATTGGCGGACAACTACCAAGCTTTGAGACATTAGAACAAATTTCATCCTATTGTAAAGAACAAGGCATTAAACTCCATCTTGATGGTGCAAGATTATTAGAGGTGCTCCCTTACTATCAAAAAACTGCTGCAGAAGTATGTGCATTGTTTGATAGTGTCTATCTGTCTTTTTATAAAGGAATTGGGGGAATTGCTGGAGCTATACTAGCGGGAAGCGCTGATTTTACTAGTCAATCCAAGGTTTGGAAAAGAAGATATGGCGGTGATTTAATCAGTTTGTATCCGTATATTTTGTCAGCTGACTATTATTATGAGAAGAGAGCTTCGAAAATGGCTGAATACTATGAATCTGCTAAAGAGCTGGCCGTATTATTTAATGGGTGTGAAGGAGTTCGTACTCTTCCGATTGTACCGGTGTCTAATATGCTCCACGTTCATTTTGAGTTGGGAAAAGAAGAAGTAGAACAAATTTTAACTGCTGTTCATGAGAAAGCAGGAATTGGAATAAGCGGCTATGTGAAGGAGATTGACGAGAAAAACGCCTCCTTTGAAATTAGCTTAGGGGATGCTTATCAAGAAGCTCCGAAAGAGGCTGTCAGGGAAATGTTTAGTTTATTTGCTGAAAAAATCAAGAAGAGAAGAGGATGA
- a CDS encoding GNAT family N-acetyltransferase: MEIIQQWVQEDSDYIRRKLVAYNMEQLPEKLKSAYENISFVVKDEEGIIKAGITGHMFWHHMHIDFLWVDTSVRKKGYGSELLAKMEQAAIEKACTFIYLDTFSFQAPAFYEKHGYEVFGTLDNFSEGIKQYFLQKRLVDEKK; encoded by the coding sequence ATGGAAATTATCCAGCAATGGGTTCAAGAAGATAGTGATTATATTCGAAGAAAATTGGTTGCCTATAATATGGAGCAACTACCAGAAAAATTAAAAAGCGCCTATGAAAATATTAGTTTTGTTGTAAAAGATGAGGAGGGCATAATCAAGGCAGGCATTACTGGTCATATGTTTTGGCACCATATGCATATCGATTTCTTATGGGTAGACACGAGTGTTAGAAAAAAAGGATATGGAAGCGAACTGCTGGCAAAAATGGAACAAGCTGCAATAGAAAAAGCATGTACATTTATTTACCTTGATACGTTCAGCTTTCAAGCCCCAGCCTTTTATGAGAAGCATGGCTATGAAGTATTTGGGACATTAGATAACTTTTCGGAAGGTATTAAACAATATTTCTTGCAGAAAAGGCTAGTTGATGAGAAAAAATAG
- a CDS encoding ABC transporter permease subunit, translating into MRKFAKIIIYYLLGTITILALSVFPKYFQMRDFPEGEGYFFTLFSFLSKEFFQKEGWVYTLNGVDQEPILDVLWPAFIYSIEILLCAILLGCFVAFILSLSSFFLPQFLLQPLKRFLDLIESIPDIIIATLLQALVVVIYKKTGVEIFTVASYSENAYLGPIITLSILPAISLFKILILMMEEEYLKDYVTFARSKGIRNFPILWKHIIRNIIPVTFQHMKIIIWGLLSSQFIIERLFNVHGFTYFLLENFTPITIAVSLLFIFTPFFILFQLVDILIHEEQEKARDVKKGLWRQRMSFSYLLLSLKVFGSNLRDGGRRFSWKNFSMIRPLSWLGKIVALHMKNWKVAVGSLFFIVVIGYSIIYSVTTNNHIDQMRLFYAEDGVTLISAMPFAPTEPFFFGSDRLGYSLFDQIVIGAKYTLIFALLIAFLRVVGGLLLAVIYSFYLKHPAQQWIAKMVDSIHFMPLSLIAYILLTPILLPGLEGFSYSFWERVFLETMILTLLVVPLTTILLGKEINRVSDYEFIASAKVIGGGKFQILIRHILPHLGPRLTILFGQQFIQVLLIFMHLGIFDYFLGGTKLSMDQMFPDPPQSTTYEWSGLIGQVGRGAIGSGQFWYLYILVPFVIAIFAMQLIVQGVKEVQQVKVGVVFKQPGLRKNKEIKQSKEAAPTITKESFTQIGRDPNGNQAIRPR; encoded by the coding sequence ATGAGAAAATTCGCGAAAATTATTATCTATTATTTACTTGGCACTATTACGATACTAGCATTAAGTGTTTTTCCAAAATACTTTCAAATGAGAGATTTTCCTGAGGGAGAGGGATATTTCTTCACTCTATTCTCCTTTTTGTCGAAGGAATTTTTTCAGAAAGAAGGCTGGGTATACACATTAAATGGTGTAGATCAAGAACCGATTCTAGATGTACTCTGGCCTGCTTTTATTTATTCGATAGAAATTCTGCTTTGCGCTATTCTCCTCGGATGCTTTGTTGCTTTTATTTTATCCTTATCATCTTTTTTTCTGCCGCAGTTTCTGTTACAGCCATTAAAAAGATTCCTGGATTTAATAGAATCAATTCCAGATATTATTATTGCTACACTTTTGCAAGCTTTAGTAGTTGTTATCTATAAGAAAACGGGTGTTGAGATTTTTACAGTGGCCAGCTATTCGGAAAATGCTTATTTAGGTCCGATTATTACACTTTCCATACTTCCTGCTATTTCGTTATTCAAAATTCTTATTCTTATGATGGAAGAGGAGTATTTGAAGGATTATGTAACATTTGCAAGAAGTAAAGGAATTCGCAATTTTCCAATCCTATGGAAACATATTATCCGCAATATTATTCCTGTGACCTTTCAGCATATGAAAATTATTATTTGGGGATTATTATCCAGCCAATTTATAATCGAAAGGCTGTTTAATGTCCATGGCTTTACCTATTTTCTGCTAGAAAATTTTACGCCGATAACAATTGCTGTATCTTTGCTGTTTATATTTACACCATTCTTTATCCTTTTTCAACTAGTCGATATATTGATTCATGAAGAGCAAGAGAAGGCTCGCGATGTGAAAAAAGGATTGTGGAGACAAAGAATGAGTTTTTCATATCTTTTGTTATCTTTAAAGGTGTTTGGTAGCAATCTAAGGGATGGTGGGCGAAGGTTTAGTTGGAAAAACTTTTCTATGATTCGTCCACTGTCCTGGTTAGGGAAAATAGTTGCCTTACATATGAAAAATTGGAAGGTTGCGGTGGGAAGCTTGTTCTTTATTGTGGTTATTGGATATAGCATTATTTATTCTGTAACGACCAATAATCATATCGATCAAATGCGATTGTTTTACGCAGAAGATGGAGTAACACTAATTTCTGCCATGCCATTTGCCCCTACGGAACCTTTTTTCTTTGGATCCGATAGACTAGGCTACAGCCTCTTTGATCAAATTGTGATTGGCGCTAAGTATACCCTGATTTTTGCCCTGCTTATCGCATTTTTACGGGTAGTAGGTGGGTTATTACTTGCAGTGATTTATTCTTTTTATTTGAAACATCCAGCACAGCAATGGATTGCAAAGATGGTAGATTCCATACATTTTATGCCGCTAAGTTTGATTGCCTATATCTTATTAACACCGATTCTTTTACCAGGACTTGAAGGATTCAGCTATTCCTTTTGGGAAAGGGTATTTTTGGAAACAATGATTCTGACTTTGCTGGTGGTTCCATTAACTACCATATTATTAGGCAAAGAAATCAATCGTGTGTCTGATTATGAGTTTATTGCGAGTGCAAAGGTAATCGGTGGAGGGAAATTTCAAATTTTAATCCGTCATATACTCCCTCATTTAGGTCCAAGACTTACCATTTTATTTGGGCAGCAATTTATTCAAGTATTATTAATTTTCATGCACTTAGGCATTTTTGATTATTTTTTGGGAGGAACAAAATTATCGATGGACCAAATGTTTCCTGATCCTCCGCAATCTACGACCTATGAATGGTCTGGATTAATCGGACAGGTAGGCAGAGGAGCAATAGGCTCTGGACAGTTCTGGTACTTATATATTCTTGTGCCCTTTGTGATTGCAATATTTGCCATGCAGCTAATTGTTCAGGGGGTGAAAGAAGTCCAGCAAGTAAAAGTGGGCGTGGTGTTTAAGCAACCAGGCTTGCGTAAAAATAAGGAGATTAAGCAATCAAAAGAAGCAGCACCAACTATTACAAAAGAGAGCTTTACACAGATAGGGAGAGATCCAAATGGAAATCAGGCAATTAGGCCCCGATGA
- a CDS encoding GNAT family N-acetyltransferase produces MEIRQLGPDDAEAYFALRLEALQTNTEAFGSSYEEEKDYPLSRTQSRLSDPASYVCGAFVEKDLVGVVTIMRETKKKLSHRANIYAVYVTPKCRGKGVAKHLLKATIEKSRDLQGIEQVYLAVVAENAAAKKVYQAFGFETYGIDRKAIKINGKYYDEELMVLFL; encoded by the coding sequence ATGGAAATCAGGCAATTAGGCCCCGATGATGCAGAAGCATATTTCGCTCTCAGACTAGAAGCATTGCAAACAAATACAGAAGCATTTGGCTCTAGCTATGAGGAAGAAAAGGATTATCCATTAAGTCGAACACAAAGCAGGCTTAGTGATCCAGCGTCTTATGTATGTGGGGCATTTGTGGAAAAGGATTTAGTAGGCGTTGTTACGATAATGAGAGAAACCAAGAAAAAGTTGAGCCATCGTGCGAATATTTACGCTGTCTATGTGACCCCTAAATGTAGAGGGAAAGGTGTGGCAAAGCATTTGCTCAAAGCCACAATAGAAAAATCACGTGATTTACAAGGAATAGAACAAGTATACTTAGCTGTTGTTGCTGAAAATGCAGCTGCCAAAAAAGTATATCAAGCATTTGGGTTTGAAACGTATGGAATCGATCGAAAGGCTATAAAAATAAACGGAAAATACTATGATGAAGAGTTAATGGTTCTCTTTTTATAA
- a CDS encoding methyl-accepting chemotaxis protein codes for MKFKKIKITSLKKEKKSQKSIFSKLNIRKISRNGNLKRVNGRFTKLNNITIGWKYGITLLFVFALLTITTVLVTTRLIHINNSIEQLNKTDEKALIITEMGSLTREKSLSILNYLDYQNPTYVDEFQDISTKFNEYEEQIKKDLRNKDEKALFDEIINRNKQMNDLFLEQIIPAIEANDRSAVNSLSLTNTTIRKRTITALNKMQEQVQDSRTEAAEDAIASGSVATKTLIISMIIALLIGTALIIIISSRITRNLKKVVEVSDTIAQGDLTVEEVYYKGKDEIGQLAQSMNKMSNNLRMVIQKISEVSITVNKQSENLSQSTNEVTAGSQQVATTMQELSSGAESQANTATDLASSMESFSGTIGDAYNQGELIYQSSNKVLGMTNDGSRLMGNSIEQMNVINQIMKEAVEKVRGLDTQSHEISKLVSVIKGIADQTNLLALNAAIEAARAGEHGKGFAVVADEVRKLAEQVAFSVTDITDIVGSIQKESSVVTESLQGGYEEVMKGAEQIKMTGETFEGIKAAVNDMVNSIEVVSENLASILETSKEMNRSIEDIAAISEEAAAGIEQTSASVQQTSSSMQELSDSSHELSNLAVDLNGLVKEFKIN; via the coding sequence ATGAAATTTAAAAAAATAAAAATAACCAGTTTAAAAAAAGAAAAAAAATCGCAGAAATCTATTTTTAGCAAACTCAATATTAGAAAGATATCAAGAAATGGAAATTTAAAAAGAGTTAATGGCAGGTTCACTAAATTAAATAATATTACAATTGGCTGGAAATATGGAATAACTTTATTATTTGTTTTTGCCCTTTTAACAATTACTACTGTATTAGTAACGACACGTTTAATCCATATTAATAATAGTATTGAGCAATTAAATAAAACAGATGAAAAAGCACTTATTATTACGGAAATGGGATCACTTACCAGAGAGAAAAGTCTTAGTATTTTAAATTATCTGGACTATCAAAATCCTACATATGTGGATGAATTTCAAGATATTAGTACTAAGTTTAATGAATATGAAGAACAAATAAAAAAAGATCTTCGAAATAAGGATGAAAAAGCATTATTCGATGAGATTATAAATCGCAATAAACAAATGAATGATTTATTCTTAGAACAAATTATCCCAGCGATTGAAGCAAACGATCGATCGGCCGTTAATTCCTTAAGTTTAACCAATACAACTATTCGCAAGAGAACGATTACGGCTTTAAATAAAATGCAAGAACAGGTCCAAGATAGTCGGACAGAGGCAGCGGAAGACGCAATCGCTAGTGGAAGTGTGGCTACAAAGACGTTAATTATTTCAATGATTATAGCACTTCTAATCGGTACTGCATTAATTATTATCATCAGCAGCAGAATTACACGTAACTTAAAGAAAGTAGTAGAGGTTAGTGATACGATTGCGCAAGGAGATTTAACGGTAGAAGAGGTTTACTACAAAGGTAAAGATGAGATTGGCCAATTAGCTCAGTCTATGAATAAAATGAGCAATAATCTACGAATGGTTATTCAAAAGATATCAGAAGTATCGATTACGGTAAACAAGCAGAGTGAGAACTTATCCCAATCTACTAATGAAGTAACTGCAGGAAGTCAGCAAGTTGCAACGACTATGCAAGAGCTATCGTCAGGAGCAGAAAGCCAAGCAAATACGGCTACTGATTTAGCCTCATCAATGGAATCCTTCTCTGGCACGATTGGTGATGCCTATAACCAAGGGGAGTTAATTTATCAATCATCAAACAAGGTATTAGGCATGACGAATGATGGCAGTCGCTTAATGGGAAATTCAATTGAACAAATGAATGTAATTAATCAAATTATGAAAGAAGCTGTGGAGAAAGTACGTGGCCTTGATACTCAATCGCACGAAATATCTAAGTTAGTTTCTGTCATCAAGGGGATTGCTGATCAAACAAACTTGCTTGCATTAAATGCTGCTATTGAAGCAGCACGTGCTGGAGAGCATGGAAAAGGATTTGCGGTAGTTGCAGATGAAGTAAGGAAGCTGGCTGAACAAGTTGCATTCTCCGTCACAGATATTACCGATATTGTCGGAAGCATTCAAAAAGAATCAAGCGTGGTAACAGAATCCTTGCAAGGCGGTTATGAAGAAGTAATGAAAGGAGCGGAACAGATTAAGATGACTGGGGAAACATTCGAAGGCATTAAAGCTGCTGTTAATGATATGGTAAATAGCATTGAAGTTGTTTCCGAAAATCTAGCATCTATCTTAGAAACAAGTAAAGAGATGAATCGTTCGATTGAAGATATTGCTGCAATTTCCGAAGAAGCAGCTGCAGGGATTGAACAAACATCCGCTTCCGTTCAACAAACAAGCAGTTCTATGCAAGAGCTCTCAGATAGCTCACATGAATTATCTAACTTAGCAGTAGATTTAAATGGATTAGTAAAAGAATTTAAAATCAATTGA